The window ATGTTTATAGATAGACATGCTTTATTCTATTATTAGTAATCTATTTCAATCTGTTGTGCCAAAAAAATCACATCATCTGGAGTTATTAGATATTTAtatgccttttattttttacctagtATGCCTACATAGTCTATGTCAATTTGACCCTTACTACTTTTAGTGTTTAtatgttttatctttttttgttataatttttgtacatgGAAACATTGTAATGGACACTGTGGCcgtaaataaagaaataaatacaaaaaatctggaaaatcaataatttttgagaaaacctaaaatttataaatttataatttatatcttCATGATTCatctcatttttaaaatcttggatacctttttgttaataaaggtAGAAACTTGATTCAAGGACTCACATGTATATTAAGTTGGACAGTAACTATCTGCCTCTGTTAATAAAGACACAAGATGTAGTCACTGAGTTTACCTGAACCTTGTTATCATAAGtatatttaatgtttgttttgtACTTAAAATAAAGTCTGATGATCCTGTAACACAAAACATGTAACTAAACTAATAGACGCCACATTTGTGAGTTGCTACATAGTTTCTTTTCCTCCTTCTTagatattattaaattctttttgagaatattggatgaatttttttaattatctgatTCAGCAtgtttttgctattaaaaatgaCAAGTTCAATTGAAGAAAACTTACCCAGATGCCTCGGGTGGAAACCTAACAACAACTTTTCCCATCTCAGCCCCAGGCAATTCAACAAACTTTCCTTCCTTAGCTCTGCCCGATGCTGGTGCTGATTTCTGATCAGTATTATCCAAAGAGGCCCTACTGCTCTTCTCAACTGGAAATAGTGAGGCTTTTTGTTCTGGTGTAAGTGAATTTATACTTTGTTCAACTACTTCCTGAGACCTAATAAACTCAAACCACCTTTCAACATTTGCTGGAATAGCTTTTTTGGCTGAGAGATCATTGAATTGTTTGCTTactgtaaagaaataaaaattatatttttattggctTATAAAAGTCAGCCTTTTGCCACTTACCATACAGAGTAGCAAATACAATAAAATCAGCAATAGTCAATTGATTATTTGCCAAGTAGGTTACTGAACCTAAAGATCGATCCAGTACTTgcaaagcattaaaaaaattatacttggAGCTCAAAGGTCCTTCCGCAAAAGTAAGCCAATGGTCCACCTCAGTGCTCTGAATGGCACTGGCCCCATAGAGGTTTGGTAAGAGCCTTTTAGAGACAGATCTGGCCACATCATTGCTCGTTTTACAAGTAAAATCTTCAACAGTTGTTGTTTCGCCCCAGGAAAGATCTAAGGCAGTCTTCGTGGCATTCTTTACATAGTTGGTTACAAGTAGGCCTCCTAAAGTGGAAAGATAAGATGGATGTAATTGAGGGCAGTGGCTGATGCAATCTGGAAATTTTATATCTTACCTAAGGGCGGGTTGTTTTTATTAAGggtaattttcataatttattgcaatatagtaagactattatttattagttgGGGCTTTTAAGGGCAAAAAGGGACCCAACACTTGTATTtctaaccttaaaaaaaaaaaaagaaaaatccaactcttttttttacttGGTTATGGTTCAAGCTACTACTGACgtttgtaaaattttgacatttgataGCATGATTGCTTGAGTACAGGGGCGAgttcaggtatatttattaagttcgggGCCCCACCATATAcaactttccaaaaaaaacaaaaaggcatTTCTACtgattttatgtgttttatgatataataaacaggtgtatttaaaattttgaaataaaattcgaTTAAAATAAACcctaaatcattaataaaatgttgaaaaacgCTCTATGACAATTATGGCATTGACGTTGACGCCAACAcatttttttgaggttatgtcaacaaacacaaaaaaaaagaatttatgttgtttatattaaaatatttaccataaaTATTCTGTCCTTTTGTTACTGTCCTAAACGGTTCTCCTGATAAAGGGTAATATTAAAAGAGCCCAAGACtctttgttttgatttaaaaaaagaaagaaaaaaatcctcttTATTTGGTTCTGGTTTAAGGTACTTACCACAGcacacaaatatattttttacaaaggtTCATAGTACCTATTATGAACGTTTGTAAAAAATTGACGTTTGACAGCATACTTGTTTGAAGACTTGAGTCCATGAAAAACGAGAAAGAAGAAGGTTAGGAGTAAAATTTAAACTGACGTTAACCGAAATTCAACTTAATCCGCCTTTAGAACTTGAGATAATTAAAACAggttataaaagttttattaacaaGTATATAATACATATACAGTTTTAAGCGACATTACGAGATTCATGCTTTGTAGTTGACGTAGGAACGCTCGTAATATCGGACGGACTCCAACAATTAGGCCTACCATTAGTAAAATTGCTCCTGATGCTAGCGCCAAATTCAGCTTGTTTAAGCGTAAACAAGGAcccaaaaacaatattttgcaCTACTGAAAACTTGCCGAGGATGTCCGACCGGTACATTCTCACTAATCCCCCATTCACGGTGAACCAATTGTTAACTCCGCTGACACTCCACAACTGGTTCGAATGCTCCCCAAACGGTCCggatttaagtttattaatgtGTTGAATACACCCCATAAACATGTAGTTATCTGCATGTGTGTCAGCGATTTCTGGTTTCACGAGCATACAGGGTTGAATCTCTGTGTTACCGATTAATTGGGCGCTTCCCCAGATGAACGGCACAAACTGGTAGTCGTCCAAGCCCCACGCCCCCGAGAAAGAAACAGGTTGCAACTTATACGTTTCCTGTAATTTCCTCACCAGGTGCAAGTACCTTACGAACAACTTACAAGCGCTGGCAGCAAAATCAGACTCCGTCAAGAACCCTATTTTGTACAGAGAGCACAGGAACATCACAAATGATATTTCGTGCTGGCTTCCATATTTAATATCATAAGAATCTCCGAAACTTTCTTCCAAGTAAACCATTATCTCCGGAATGGCTCTGTGCACGTCACTCGGTAGCACCTTCTGCAGTAATTCAATGGCCTGTTCTTTCAGCTTGTTGTACCAAATTCTAAAACCAGCGTTTCCGGTGGTTTGCGACTGATCAACCGGTGGTATGTTGTCGACCCACTGGCTAATGTTGTCTAGAAGCGCAATGGTCTTATTAATGTTAGGGGAGGCCTCTTTTGACCCATTTGTGTTGTCCGTCCCCTTAAGAGCGTCGTTGATCACGTATATAAAccctaaatactcataatatgCCTCTGATCTGTCCCATTTCATCATATCCTCTATACTTTTGATGAGCTTCACGGGTGTAAGGAAGGCGTGGTCTTCGGACACCAGTGTTACATTCCTGGATGGCAAACAAGGCAATGCCATTCTTGCTGGGAAAGTTCTCTTAGTATTACTGTCGTATAACTGTCATAAACTTGACATGCTAATTTTGGATTAGCAGCATGTTCGTTCATTCCTGTTATTagattcttgttttttttaggataattttcatttatagatTGAAACCATTAAATGTATGAAATAAGTCAACTTAAATCATAAGATTAAACTTCTATTTAAATAGGTCCTAATAGAGAATAAATGAACAAAGAAAAGAAGGGTAACCGCTTATTTGACACTATTGACATATTACACTTTTACTTGTTTGAGGTTATATCAACCTTGAAAAAAAGGCATTTCTGCTGATTTTACATGttaattattgtataataaacAAGTGTATTTTAGGCCAGGTTGTACAATGTTGGTTCAAACGATAACCTGCGGTTCATCTTGAACGTCCAATTTGGAGCGTTCAAAGGGAGTGCAAGCAAACTTTTgagtttaaattaatatttagtatatcattttgatattttttatttatgtaaatatagccgcctttcaataattattgtgtttggtgaggtgctaatttattagttactaGGTACCCTACTAGTCCCCTAGTAGATACCCTAGGCTACATTTAGGTTGGAAAAGCAAGCTGTAAGATTCATAGTAGATAGAATTTCTGAACAAATTTCATCTGTTACGGACAACTGTGATGATTTGTATTAGTTCAATTACactatttataaactttaaaaatacttttagattttagatagaATATCGTCAGCATTTTTGCTTTTAATCTGAATAACAActgattctaaaaattttactatatttaagattgaaaatgatttacaaGTTACAGGAttgaacaagttaaaaaaaacctgCTGTAGCATCAATGTCCTTTATGTATCCATATATCCATATATCCTAATGTGCATTTACCcggggagggccggggtagaatagccctccggtaTACTCTGCCtatcgtaaaaggcgactaaaagagcaacttctttggtggtagatgttgtccacttgcatcgcccggttcaataccaccacataggacttgtgaagtggttccatggaactcacgtttcgacgccatgtcgatgtgtccggtttccgaAGGGGAAATAgagtagtaaaattaatgcatgatggcgccctcacgaccaaaactttccggaggtaaactagcctcccattcggatctccgggcggaggctggtcgggggggtccatcaggcggatttaaaagcctaaagatcaatttctgcaacatcagaggcctaaacaccaatattaatgcagtacaccaacacctgcaatcaaaaaagcctcacattctggcattggcagaaacaaaggtggacgatgaaggacgagaagctgagctatttgccaccatatgcgggcttacgcagcttgtggaggaacctaccagaatccccgatcgagacggcgagatCGCGAGTATCCTAAATCTGGTCCTGGCTTCAGACCCTGTATACTGTATCAGAacaggcccccctaggaacatcggaccacaaattgataacagtctcttgccagttggatgttaaaacgcaggatcctccgatgccgcggaaggtatggcactataaatcagcagagtggaaccatcttcgggaattttatcgctcattcccttggaaagaaggctgctttagaaccaataacatctcagaatgtacaaaccaaattacagagacgtcttggcaggaatggaagcttatatccctttttctactaaatgcagatcaaacaacaagcaatggttcaacctgaattgcaaaaaggtagtaaacactaaaaacgcagcatatcgcaaatggcgtcaacatccttctaacctccagaaatagctgcaagcgaattattgatgaatgcaaagagattcacaacaacaggatcaaaaacaaattgctcaactgcccaaatggaacaagatctttctggtcggtatcgaaagccgttagtcaaggatttgctaagtaggccttgccacccctaacagcagatgatgattctatcgcggtaacagcaagggaaaaagccaacttactgggtaaactcttcgcgtccaattctactctgcactcgcaaggcaaaacaccgccatatttagTATAaccgtagacaccaacaaagcttctggacccgatggaattccagccctagaactaaaacgttgtgcagacgaattgactcctcccttatgtagactgttcacggcatcgtataagcaggactcatttccaacaagctggaaaactgctcaagtgcaagctgtacccaaaaagggtaagaagacgatgccgtccaattaccgcccgattgcactagttccagtaatatcgaagattatggagaaagcagtcaaccaacaactgttaagatatctggaatcatctggactaatcagcgatcatcaatacggcttccgaaagcttagatccaccggcgatcttctggcttacgtcacatacttgtggacggaggccatggagaagcacggcgagtcccgctcagtcgctcttgacatttccaaggcatttgacagagtgtggcatgagggactactaaccaagctctcctcaatcggcatacaaaactcattattgaattgtatcaaaagttttcttgaacaacgaacaatccaagtagccgtcgatggacacctctccgacaaatttaacattaacgctggagtcccatgcattctatcccccacccttttcttgatatatatcaacgatttgctaggaaccactgtcaatccaatctacagctttgcggacgatagcacacttatttccacatttaagtccgccaaaccaacgacagccgcaacttctcagaatcttaggcagcaaaaagtagcttcaaccaacaacggtATTaaagcaatcttggagtggggcggtaacaatctggtcaattttaacgctaaaaaaacgcaggctgtaatatttacgatgaagactagccttggtggcccggagctggttatggcagggaaaacattgccaatgaaatcatctttacatcttctaggagtcgaagtcaccaacagtgtgtcctggcatgaccacgt is drawn from Anthonomus grandis grandis chromosome 1, icAntGran1.3, whole genome shotgun sequence and contains these coding sequences:
- the LOC126738098 gene encoding serine/threonine-protein phosphatase 2A activator-like: MALPCLPSRNVTLVSEDHAFLTPVKLIKSIEDMMKWDRSEAYYEYLGFIYVINDALKGTDNTNGSKEASPNINKTIALLDNISQWVDNIPPVDQSQTTGNAGFRIWYNKLKEQAIELLQKVLPSDVHRAIPEIMVYLEESFGDSYDIKYGSQHEISFVMFLCSLYKIGFLTESDFAASACKLFVRYLHLVRKLQETYKLQPVSFSGAWGLDDYQFVPFIWGSAQLIGNTEIQPCMLVKPEIADTHADNYMFMGCIQHINKLKSGPFGEHSNQLWSVSGVNNWFTVNGGLVRMYRSDILGKFSVVQNIVFGSLFTLKQAEFGASIRSNFTNGRPNCWSPSDITSVPTSTTKHESRNVA